The Longimicrobium sp. genome includes a window with the following:
- a CDS encoding antitoxin, whose translation MKKEFIATLFMNGGSQAVRLPKECRFEGTAVRVRKEGAAVILEPVEKRAWPVGFWEDFWKDGPAGDDLVVPEPLPDAPHRDAILDDYSRKGS comes from the coding sequence ATGAAGAAGGAATTTATCGCGACCTTGTTCATGAACGGCGGCAGTCAGGCCGTCCGGCTACCCAAAGAGTGCCGATTCGAGGGAACTGCAGTCCGCGTCCGTAAGGAGGGCGCCGCGGTCATATTGGAACCAGTGGAAAAGCGCGCGTGGCCTGTTGGTTTTTGGGAGGATTTCTGGAAGGATGGCCCCGCGGGTGATGATCTGGTTGTGCCCGAGCCACTTCCGGATGCGCCCCACCGGGATGCCATCCTGGACGACTATTCTCGTAAAGGATCGTAG